From Bosea sp. NBC_00550, the proteins below share one genomic window:
- a CDS encoding metal-dependent hydrolase family protein, producing the protein MASTLFTNARIVDGSAPEAGAPVSVLVEGGTIREVGKSVTSAKAKVVDLKGKTLMPGLIDAHVHVVAGVADLGANARLPDSLVTARSFGIMRAMLMRGFTTVRDVGGADFGLKQATEEGHFPTPRLVISGKALSQTGGHADFRGRYDDRPSVIERHRLGALGRICDGVDQVRRAAREELKGGADFIKIMANGGCASPTDPIHFLGFSVSELEAVVEEARMAGTYVSAHVYTDDAIRRCVEAGVHSLEHCNLIQAETAKLAASKGAVAVPTLVTYDKLVSDGPKLGFPPDSVAKVDVVRSAGMESLAIMKKAGLAMAYGSDLLGEMHKYQSEEFVIRGRALPAHEVIASATHVAAKLLRLEGQIGTVAPGAHADLIVVDGDPLKDLSLLTRQGKHMPLIMKSGVFLKRTSLN; encoded by the coding sequence GTGGCTTCCACCCTCTTCACCAATGCCCGCATCGTCGACGGCTCGGCGCCGGAAGCGGGCGCGCCCGTCAGCGTCCTCGTCGAGGGCGGCACCATCCGGGAGGTCGGCAAGTCCGTGACCTCGGCCAAGGCCAAGGTCGTCGACCTCAAGGGCAAGACCTTGATGCCCGGCCTGATCGACGCCCATGTCCATGTCGTCGCCGGCGTCGCCGATCTCGGTGCGAATGCCCGCCTGCCGGATTCGCTCGTCACCGCCCGCTCCTTCGGCATTATGCGGGCGATGCTGATGCGCGGCTTCACCACGGTGCGCGATGTCGGCGGCGCCGATTTCGGCCTGAAGCAGGCGACGGAGGAAGGCCATTTCCCGACGCCGCGCCTCGTCATCTCCGGCAAGGCGCTGAGCCAGACCGGCGGCCATGCCGATTTCCGCGGCCGCTACGACGACCGCCCGAGCGTGATCGAGCGCCATCGGCTGGGCGCGCTCGGCCGCATCTGCGACGGCGTCGACCAGGTCCGCCGCGCCGCGCGTGAGGAGCTGAAGGGCGGCGCCGACTTCATCAAGATCATGGCCAATGGCGGCTGCGCCTCCCCGACCGACCCGATCCACTTCCTCGGCTTCTCCGTCAGCGAGCTCGAGGCCGTGGTCGAGGAAGCGCGGATGGCCGGCACCTATGTCTCGGCGCATGTCTATACGGACGACGCGATCCGCCGCTGCGTCGAGGCCGGCGTGCATTCGCTCGAGCATTGCAACCTGATCCAGGCCGAGACGGCGAAGCTCGCCGCCAGCAAGGGGGCCGTCGCCGTGCCGACGCTGGTGACCTACGACAAGCTGGTCTCGGACGGGCCGAAGCTCGGCTTCCCGCCGGATTCGGTTGCCAAGGTGGATGTCGTCCGCTCGGCCGGGATGGAGTCGCTCGCGATCATGAAGAAGGCGGGCCTCGCCATGGCCTATGGCAGCGACCTGCTCGGCGAGATGCACAAGTACCAGTCGGAGGAGTTCGTGATCCGCGGCCGCGCCCTGCCGGCGCATGAGGTCATCGCCTCGGCGACCCATGTCGCGGCGAAGCTGCTGCGGCTCGAGGGGCAGATCGGCACGGTCGCGCCCGGCGCCCATGCCGACCTGATCGTCGTCGATGGCGACCCGCTGAAGGACCTCTCGCTGCTGACCCGCCAGGGCAAGCACATGCCGCTGATCATGAAGAGTGGCGTCTTCCTCAAGCGCACGAGCCTGAATTGA
- a CDS encoding GAF domain-containing protein, whose product MSDDLAILAALLKEPGQPEAAFKAFEDIARRLVGHELFTLLYVDGQEVARIYSNRPDEYPVSGRKTMGPTPWGKHVLDGRQPYLGKDKAGIRWAFFDHELIESMGLGSVINIPAIYDDKVVGTINLLASEHHYREEHVAPVERLAPMLVPAFLAARAANKAA is encoded by the coding sequence ATGTCAGACGATCTCGCCATCCTCGCCGCATTGCTCAAGGAGCCGGGTCAGCCCGAGGCTGCCTTCAAGGCTTTCGAGGACATCGCCAGGCGGCTCGTCGGGCATGAGCTCTTCACCCTGCTCTATGTCGACGGGCAGGAGGTCGCGCGCATCTATTCCAACCGGCCGGACGAGTACCCGGTCTCCGGCCGCAAGACGATGGGCCCGACGCCCTGGGGCAAGCATGTGCTGGACGGCCGCCAGCCCTATCTCGGCAAGGACAAGGCCGGTATCCGCTGGGCCTTCTTCGATCATGAATTGATCGAAAGCATGGGGCTGGGTTCCGTCATCAACATCCCCGCGATCTATGACGACAAGGTCGTCGGCACGATCAACCTGCTCGCTTCTGAGCACCATTACCGCGAGGAGCATGTCGCGCCGGTCGAGCGGCTGGCGCCCATGCTGGTGCCGGCCTTCCTCGCCGCGCGCGCCGCAAACAAGGCCGCCTGA
- a CDS encoding branched-chain amino acid ABC transporter permease, which produces MLSYLIFTLTLCGIYGLLALSLNLIWGGAGLVNLGLAGFFAVGAYASALATGAGAPVLIGWGAALIVGAAVGLIVTFATLRLRDDYLAIVTLGFAEVIRLVALNERWLTNGSDGISGIKAPLKAELGTQNFAFFYLAVVTLVLIVVWALLRRLDRSPYGRAMKAIREDQQLAAFAGKTVLRFKLQAFALSAAIAALAGALYAHFQSYISPDHFQPLITIYIFLAVTAGGVGRPSGAVLGAYSVVIFLEATRFLTEWVPGLQPVQLAATREMLIGLALILVLHLKPQGILPERIPKAPVPPAAA; this is translated from the coding sequence ATGCTGTCCTATCTGATCTTCACCCTGACGCTCTGCGGCATCTATGGGCTTCTGGCGCTCAGCCTCAACCTGATCTGGGGCGGGGCCGGCCTCGTCAATCTCGGCCTCGCCGGCTTCTTCGCTGTCGGTGCCTATGCCTCGGCGCTCGCGACCGGCGCCGGTGCGCCCGTCCTGATCGGCTGGGGAGCGGCACTCATCGTCGGCGCGGCGGTCGGGCTCATCGTCACCTTCGCGACTTTGCGCCTGCGCGACGACTATCTCGCCATCGTCACGCTCGGCTTCGCCGAAGTGATCCGGCTCGTCGCGCTGAACGAACGCTGGCTGACCAACGGCTCGGACGGCATCTCCGGCATAAAGGCACCGCTGAAGGCGGAGCTCGGCACGCAGAATTTCGCTTTCTTCTATCTCGCGGTGGTCACCCTGGTGCTGATCGTCGTCTGGGCGCTGCTGCGCCGGCTCGACCGCTCCCCCTATGGCCGCGCCATGAAGGCCATCCGCGAGGATCAGCAGCTCGCGGCCTTCGCCGGCAAGACCGTATTGCGCTTCAAGCTCCAGGCGTTCGCACTCTCGGCGGCGATCGCGGCGCTGGCAGGTGCGCTCTACGCGCATTTCCAATCCTATATCTCGCCCGATCACTTCCAGCCGCTGATCACGATCTACATCTTCCTCGCCGTCACGGCCGGCGGCGTCGGCCGCCCGAGCGGGGCGGTGCTCGGCGCCTATAGCGTCGTGATCTTCCTGGAGGCGACGCGCTTCCTCACCGAGTGGGTGCCCGGGCTGCAGCCGGTCCAGCTTGCCGCCACGCGCGAGATGCTGATCGGCCTGGCGCTCATCCTCGTCCTGCACCTCAAGCCGCAGGGCATCCTGCCCGAGCGAATCCCGAAGGCGCCGGTCCCGCCGGCTGCCGCCTGA
- a CDS encoding branched-chain amino acid ABC transporter permease yields the protein MTQLLQALINGVMTGTLIAVPAIGFSAIFAVLRYPNFAIAAYATIGAFAAWWANAQMGLPVMAALVVAFVVTGAVGVVAEETALKRLRNNGALIVAIASIALNLVLENIVRFIFGNDMRGYDLPIARDLRFGELRIGPQQLQSLLLAVLIMAAMFAFLRYTRFGKAMRAVADNPDLARLKGIDPARIAIVTIFLGAGLTGMGGVLIGLDTSIDPLTGYRVLLSVFAASVLGGLGSIPGAVLGALMLGVAEELALLAVPATYRTAVGFVAILLMLTFRPRGILGERAA from the coding sequence GTGACCCAGCTTCTCCAGGCGCTCATCAACGGGGTGATGACCGGGACGCTGATCGCTGTCCCGGCCATCGGCTTCTCCGCCATCTTCGCGGTGTTGCGCTATCCGAACTTCGCCATTGCCGCTTACGCCACGATCGGCGCCTTCGCGGCTTGGTGGGCCAATGCGCAGATGGGGCTGCCGGTGATGGCCGCGCTCGTCGTCGCCTTCGTGGTGACGGGTGCGGTCGGCGTCGTCGCCGAGGAGACTGCGCTCAAGCGCCTGCGGAACAACGGTGCGCTGATCGTCGCCATCGCCTCGATCGCGCTCAATCTCGTGCTCGAGAACATCGTGCGCTTCATCTTCGGCAACGATATGCGGGGCTACGATCTGCCGATCGCGCGCGATCTGCGCTTCGGCGAATTGCGCATCGGTCCGCAGCAGCTCCAGAGCCTCCTGCTCGCGGTGCTGATCATGGCCGCCATGTTCGCCTTCCTGCGCTACACCCGCTTCGGCAAGGCGATGCGGGCCGTCGCCGACAATCCCGACCTCGCCCGGCTCAAGGGCATCGATCCGGCCCGGATCGCGATCGTCACCATCTTCCTCGGCGCGGGGCTGACCGGGATGGGCGGCGTACTGATCGGATTGGACACCTCGATCGACCCGCTGACCGGCTATCGCGTGCTGCTCTCCGTCTTTGCCGCCTCCGTACTCGGCGGGCTCGGCTCGATCCCCGGCGCCGTCCTCGGTGCGCTGATGCTCGGCGTTGCCGAGGAGCTCGCGCTGCTGGCCGTTCCCGCGACCTACCGCACCGCCGTCGGCTTCGTCGCCATCCTGCTGATGCTGACCTTCCGCCCGCGCGGCATCCTCGGTGAAAGGGCCGCCTGA
- a CDS encoding ABC transporter substrate-binding protein, producing the protein MTPFATDRRRLLTGAAALASLSALSGRALAQGAPIRIGTLTPLTGSGGPYGPVMVKAVKAVIDEVNAAGGVLGRKVELVSEDDQTNPEAGVRAARKLIDVDKVSAILGTWASSVTTAVAPLCWESKTFLATVSGADSITLLPHQGYLIRTQPNTTLQGKKFGEFCIDQKAKRVFFLSPQTPFAKSQFDNITAAVKAAGGETGSLIYDDKKPAYRTEIDEALRFKPDAIIFSGYTPDTAVMLKDIYRAGFSGLKVAFAYSVNQKLVESVPAEVVDKTFTIAPSPAEGSKAYERLVKMIGVASPDPYTTQIYDQINLVLMAIALAGEASGPAIKDAIRKVSQAPGGVKVDNAVDGLKAIAAKQPVDYDGASGPCDFTETGDISDCRFRYEQVQSGKLALVKIA; encoded by the coding sequence ATGACGCCGTTCGCAACTGACCGCCGCAGGCTCCTGACCGGAGCCGCCGCCCTCGCCAGCCTCTCGGCCCTGTCCGGCCGCGCCCTCGCGCAGGGCGCCCCGATCAGGATCGGCACGTTGACGCCGCTCACCGGCTCCGGCGGCCCCTACGGCCCGGTCATGGTCAAGGCGGTCAAGGCCGTGATCGACGAGGTCAATGCTGCCGGCGGCGTGCTCGGCCGCAAGGTCGAGCTGGTTTCCGAAGACGACCAGACCAATCCGGAAGCAGGCGTGCGCGCCGCCCGCAAGCTGATCGACGTCGACAAGGTCTCGGCCATCCTCGGCACCTGGGCCTCCTCGGTGACGACCGCCGTCGCGCCGCTGTGCTGGGAATCGAAGACCTTCCTGGCGACGGTCTCCGGCGCGGATTCGATCACGCTGCTGCCGCATCAGGGCTATCTGATCCGCACCCAGCCCAACACCACGCTGCAGGGCAAGAAGTTCGGCGAGTTCTGCATCGACCAGAAGGCCAAGCGGGTCTTCTTCCTCTCGCCACAGACGCCCTTCGCCAAGAGCCAGTTCGACAACATCACCGCCGCCGTCAAGGCCGCCGGCGGGGAGACCGGCTCGCTGATCTATGACGACAAGAAGCCGGCGTACCGCACCGAGATCGACGAGGCGCTGCGCTTCAAGCCGGATGCCATCATCTTCAGCGGCTACACCCCCGACACCGCCGTGATGCTCAAGGACATCTACCGCGCCGGCTTCTCGGGGCTGAAGGTCGCCTTCGCCTATTCGGTGAACCAGAAGCTGGTCGAGAGCGTGCCGGCCGAGGTGGTCGACAAGACCTTCACCATCGCGCCGTCGCCGGCCGAAGGTTCCAAGGCCTACGAGCGGCTGGTGAAGATGATCGGCGTCGCCTCGCCCGATCCCTACACCACCCAGATCTACGACCAGATCAATCTCGTGCTGATGGCGATCGCGCTTGCGGGCGAGGCCTCAGGCCCTGCGATCAAGGACGCGATCCGCAAGGTCAGCCAGGCTCCCGGCGGGGTGAAAGTCGACAACGCGGTCGACGGCCTCAAGGCGATCGCCGCCAAGCAGCCGGTCGACTATGACGGCGCCAGCGGCCCCTGCGACTTCACAGAGACCGGCGATATCAGCGACTGCCGGTTCCGCTACGAACAGGTGCAATCGGGCAAGCTCGCGCTGGTGAAGATCGCGTGA
- a CDS encoding ABC transporter ATP-binding protein, with amino-acid sequence MSPAPGDLLTVDGIVAGYGAAEQILKGASLRVAPGEIVSIIGPNGAGKSTLLKTIAGLVPAREGAIRLNGADVTRANALGRARAGIGFVPQERNVFGAMTVAENLEISGFQEPGKVGKRSEELYARYPMLTEKRKALARTLSGGQRQILAMAMGLMNAPSLLLLDEPTAGLSPRAADELFDAIVKLNQGGLPILMVEQHALEALEISTRGYVLVSGRNSREGAGPALANDPDIRPLFLGG; translated from the coding sequence TTGAGCCCGGCACCGGGAGACTTGCTCACCGTCGACGGCATCGTCGCCGGCTACGGCGCGGCCGAACAGATCCTGAAGGGCGCATCGCTGCGGGTCGCTCCCGGCGAGATCGTCTCCATCATCGGTCCCAACGGGGCCGGCAAGTCGACGCTGCTCAAGACCATCGCCGGCCTCGTCCCGGCGCGCGAAGGGGCGATCCGGCTCAACGGCGCCGACGTCACCCGCGCGAATGCGCTCGGCCGGGCGCGCGCCGGCATCGGCTTCGTGCCGCAGGAGCGCAACGTCTTCGGCGCGATGACGGTCGCCGAGAACCTGGAGATCAGCGGCTTCCAGGAGCCGGGCAAGGTCGGCAAGCGCAGCGAGGAGCTATATGCGCGCTATCCGATGCTGACGGAGAAGCGCAAGGCGCTGGCGCGCACGCTCTCGGGCGGCCAGCGCCAGATCCTCGCCATGGCGATGGGGCTGATGAACGCGCCCTCGCTGCTGCTGCTCGACGAGCCGACGGCCGGCCTGTCGCCAAGGGCGGCCGATGAATTGTTCGACGCGATCGTTAAGCTCAACCAAGGTGGGCTGCCGATCCTGATGGTCGAACAGCACGCTCTCGAGGCGCTCGAAATCTCGACGCGGGGCTATGTGCTGGTTTCCGGCCGCAACAGCCGCGAGGGCGCCGGGCCGGCGCTCGCCAACGATCCGGATATCCGCCCGCTTTTCCTCGGCGGCTAG